A window of the Helianthus annuus cultivar XRQ/B chromosome 4, HanXRQr2.0-SUNRISE, whole genome shotgun sequence genome harbors these coding sequences:
- the LOC110912578 gene encoding chaperone protein dnaJ 6 — protein sequence MGKKNDSRVHEEEGDEQNQINPSSSTSLYEILGVEKTASQQDIKKAYHKLALRLHPDKNPDDENAKEKFQQLQKVVSILGDEDKRALYDQTGCVDDDVADLAGDLVQNLKDFFRSMYKKVTEADIEEFEASYRGSETEKTDLIDLYKKYKGHMNRLFCSMLCSDPKLDSHRFMDILDDAISSGELKSTKAYQKWANQVSNTNPPTNPLRHKEKSKKAASDDLFAIISQRQSERKSRLDSMFSSMVSKYGGGQPSSEPTEEEFEAARQKLENHKKGSRKSNRK from the exons ATGGGCAAGAAGAACGATTCTAGGGTTCACGAGGAAGAAGGCGATGAACAAAATCAAATCAATCCGTCGTCTTCTACGAGCTTGTATGAG ATCCTTGGGGTAGAGAAAACCGCGTCACAACAGGACATAAAGAAAGCATACCACAAATTGGCATTGCGTTTACATCCCGATAAGAATCCCGATGATGAG AATGCAAAAGAAAAGTTTCAGCAACTGCAGAAAGTCGTATCAATACTTGGTGATGAGGACAAACGGGCACTTTATGATCAGACTGGTtgtgttgatgatgatgttgct GATCTTGCAGGGGATTTAGTTCAAAATCTGAAGGACTTCTTCAGATCCATGTATAAAAAG GTCACTGAGGCTGATATTGAAGAGTTTGAAGCTAGTTACAGAGGATCCGAAACAGAGAAAACGGATCTAATTGAtctttacaagaaatacaaaggtcACATGAACAGGCTCTTCTGTTCCATGCTATGCTCGGATCCTAAACTCGATTCACATCGGTTCATGGATATCCTTGATGATGCAATTTCTTCAG GCGAGTTGAAGTCAACTAAAGCATATCAAAAGTGGGCTAACCAGGTGTCTAACACAAACCCGCCCACAAACCCTTTACGTCATAAGGAAAA ATCAAAGAAAGCAGCGTCAGATGATTTATTCGCCATTATTTCACAAAGGCAGAGTGAGAGAAAAAGCCGTCTAGACTCGATGTTCTCATCTATGGTTAGCAAATATGGTGGAGGGCAACCGAGTTCTGAACCTACTGAGGAAGAGTTTGAAGCTGCTAGGCAAAAGCTTGAAAACCACAAGAAGGGTTCTAGGAAATCCAACCGCAAGTAA